One genomic window of Acidobacteriota bacterium includes the following:
- a CDS encoding translation initiation factor IF-3 — protein sequence MARRPEAEAPAKKQVGPRINEEIRAVRVLLIDEKGEKQGVMPLAAALDAAREASLDLVEVSGDQEVPVVKILDYGKLRFEERKKKAAARKKQKSSELKEIKIRPNIDTHDYEVKARAITRFFEEGDKVKITLRFRGREMAHQHLGMELLEKMKTDFAEAAKVELEPKLEGKQMTMVLAPR from the coding sequence ATAGCTCGCAGACCAGAAGCCGAAGCCCCCGCCAAAAAGCAGGTCGGCCCCCGTATCAATGAAGAGATCCGCGCCGTTCGCGTGCTGCTGATCGACGAAAAGGGCGAAAAGCAGGGCGTCATGCCCCTCGCCGCTGCGCTGGATGCCGCGCGCGAAGCCTCTCTCGACCTTGTGGAAGTTTCCGGCGACCAGGAAGTGCCGGTCGTCAAGATTCTCGATTACGGCAAGCTGCGTTTCGAGGAACGCAAGAAGAAGGCCGCCGCCCGGAAGAAGCAGAAGTCGTCCGAGCTGAAGGAAATCAAGATCCGGCCGAACATCGACACGCACGATTACGAAGTGAAGGCCCGCGCCATCACCCGCTTCTTTGAAGAGGGCGACAAGGTGAAGATCACGCTGCGCTTCCGTGGCCGTGAGATGGCTCACCAGCATCTCGGCATGGAACTGCTCGAGAAGATGAAGACGGACTTTGCCGAAGCCGCGAAAGTGGAACTCGAGCCCAAGCTCGAAGGCAAGCAGATGACGATGGTGCTGGCGCCGCGTTGA
- a CDS encoding acyl-CoA dehydrogenase, whose protein sequence is MAYPDQAKAIEIGERVERFVRDVVATYERDPRLEDHGPSPDLVKELRTKARAAGVMTPHILADGSHLTQRATAHVLKKSGLSPLGPVACNTGAPDEGNMFLLGKVATDAQRARFLEPLVSGEARSAFFMTEPAEEDGAGSDPSMMKTTAVRDGDHWVINGRKTFITGADGAGVGIVMAKAEEGACMFLVELPNPAIKIEFLLDTIDSSMPGGHAQVLIDNLRVPAADMLGKPGKGFRFAQIRLAPARLSHCMRWHGVATRAQEIATAYACKRHAFGKLLIDHEGVGFMLAENQIDLKQAELMIDWCADALDRGENGNVESSMAKVAVSEALFRVADRCVQVMGGQGVTRNTIVEQLFREVRAFRIYDGPTEVHKWSLAKKIKKETLGH, encoded by the coding sequence ATGGCATACCCCGATCAGGCAAAGGCAATCGAGATCGGCGAGCGCGTCGAGCGGTTCGTGCGCGACGTCGTTGCAACTTACGAACGCGATCCCCGCCTCGAAGACCACGGCCCCTCGCCGGACCTCGTGAAGGAACTGCGCACCAAGGCCCGCGCGGCCGGCGTGATGACGCCTCACATCCTCGCCGATGGCAGCCACCTCACCCAGCGCGCCACCGCGCACGTCCTGAAGAAATCCGGCCTCTCGCCGCTCGGCCCCGTCGCCTGCAACACCGGCGCGCCGGACGAAGGCAACATGTTCCTGCTCGGCAAGGTCGCCACCGATGCCCAGCGCGCCCGCTTCCTCGAGCCGCTCGTCTCCGGCGAAGCGCGCTCCGCCTTCTTCATGACCGAGCCCGCCGAAGAAGACGGCGCCGGCTCTGATCCCTCGATGATGAAGACGACCGCTGTCCGCGACGGCGATCATTGGGTCATCAATGGCCGCAAGACCTTCATCACCGGCGCAGACGGCGCCGGCGTCGGCATCGTCATGGCAAAGGCTGAGGAGGGCGCCTGCATGTTCCTCGTCGAGCTGCCGAACCCCGCCATCAAGATCGAGTTCCTGCTCGACACGATCGATTCCTCCATGCCCGGCGGCCATGCACAGGTGCTGATCGATAACCTCCGCGTGCCCGCCGCCGACATGCTCGGCAAGCCGGGGAAGGGGTTCCGCTTCGCGCAGATCCGCCTAGCGCCCGCGCGCCTCTCGCACTGCATGCGCTGGCACGGCGTCGCCACCCGCGCGCAGGAAATCGCCACGGCCTATGCATGCAAGCGCCACGCTTTCGGCAAGCTGCTGATCGACCATGAAGGCGTCGGTTTCATGCTCGCCGAAAACCAGATCGACCTCAAACAGGCCGAGCTGATGATCGACTGGTGCGCCGACGCGCTCGACCGCGGCGAGAATGGAAACGTCGAAAGCTCGATGGCGAAAGTCGCCGTCTCCGAGGCGCTGTTCCGCGTGGCCGACCGCTGCGTGCAGGTGATGGGCGGCCAGGGCGTCACCCGCAACACCATCGTCGAGCAACTCTTCCGCGAAGTCCGCGCCTTCCGAATCTATGACGGCCCCACCGAGGTCCACAAATGGTCCCTCGCCAAGAAGATCAAGAAAGAGACGCTCGGCCATTGA
- a CDS encoding class I SAM-dependent DNA methyltransferase codes for MRLSWNEIRARAANFAREFADETYEKGGTQTFYNAFFQIFGVKRRSVAVYERRVQKLSGNTGFIDLFWPQVLLVEQKSAGRNLSAARVQAEDYFLTLKENERPRYLLACDFQTFDLHDLSERTSVSFKLEDLPDHVERFGFIMGVQKVAFKDQDPVNVRAAELVGELHDKLEEAGFKGTDLEKFLVRIVFCLFADDTGVFQPRNLFLDWLEERTADDGHDLGAKLAELFQTLDTPEDARGALLDEDLAAFPYVNGDLFKGATRIPAFNAEMREALLASSRFDWSPISPAIFGSLFQSVMNKEERRKAGAHYTTEKNILKVINPLFMDGLRAEFARINNLKRGRDAELLAFQSRLASLNFLDPACGCGNFLIIAYRELRLLEIELVKALYTDVFNRPGLTRSDYQFSAASLSKVDVDQFHGIEIGEFPAEIASAAMWMMDHIMNNELSRTFGQNYARIPLKKSANIVHGDALELEWADVIAPDKCDYVMGNPPFIGAKMQSQLQREQVRDTARLGGSGGTLDFVAAWFLKAGEFVNAAPRPRGIAFVATNSITQGEQVAQLWPLLFERFGLEIAFAHRTFAWGSDARGKAHVHVVVLGLTKQLDEPEVKRLFSYSDVNGEPGETEHVAISAYLVGLSSKTNRQVVIAETNAPICEAPKVIIGSKPIDGGYLILENESEIESLNLSELQKSRMVRPYVGAQEFLQGKSRWILALQDIEPAELRDAPKVKERVALVRRYRLGEIGHKQRSSNNKQEPGISSAALAQTPTQFHVTVIPTTPFLALPEVSSERRQYAPFGWLKPPIIPSNKLKVTEHAELFHFSTLQSSMHMAWMRAVTGRMKSDYMYSVGVVYNTFPWPDLDDKAKALLNKAGQDILDARANHPGATLADLYDPDAMPPDLRKAHRANDLAVDRLYRKKPFESERERVEFLFARYEALRAPLMAKKGKK; via the coding sequence TTGCGACTGAGCTGGAATGAAATTCGGGCGCGGGCGGCAAATTTCGCGCGCGAGTTTGCGGATGAGACCTACGAAAAGGGCGGCACCCAGACTTTTTACAATGCCTTCTTCCAGATTTTCGGCGTGAAGCGACGCTCCGTCGCCGTGTACGAGCGGCGCGTGCAGAAGCTGTCCGGCAATACCGGCTTCATCGACCTGTTCTGGCCGCAGGTGCTGCTGGTGGAGCAGAAAAGTGCAGGACGAAACCTGTCAGCAGCGCGTGTGCAGGCTGAAGACTACTTCCTGACACTGAAAGAGAACGAGCGACCGCGCTACCTCCTCGCCTGCGACTTCCAGACCTTTGACCTGCACGACCTTTCGGAGCGCACCTCTGTAAGCTTCAAGCTGGAGGACCTGCCCGATCATGTGGAGCGCTTCGGCTTCATCATGGGCGTGCAGAAAGTTGCCTTCAAGGACCAGGACCCGGTCAACGTCCGCGCCGCCGAACTGGTGGGCGAGCTGCATGACAAGCTGGAAGAGGCCGGCTTCAAGGGCACCGACCTTGAGAAGTTCCTTGTGCGGATCGTGTTCTGCCTGTTTGCGGACGATACAGGCGTGTTCCAGCCGAGGAACCTTTTCCTCGACTGGCTGGAAGAACGGACGGCAGACGACGGCCACGATCTTGGCGCCAAGCTCGCCGAACTGTTCCAGACGCTGGATACGCCGGAAGACGCGCGCGGCGCGCTGCTGGACGAGGACCTAGCTGCCTTCCCCTATGTGAACGGCGACCTATTCAAGGGCGCAACCCGGATACCCGCGTTCAATGCCGAAATGCGGGAGGCGCTTCTGGCGTCCAGCCGGTTTGATTGGTCGCCGATCAGCCCGGCGATTTTCGGCAGCCTGTTCCAGTCGGTGATGAACAAGGAAGAGCGCCGCAAGGCGGGCGCGCATTACACGACCGAGAAGAACATTTTGAAAGTGATCAACCCGCTGTTCATGGACGGGCTGCGGGCGGAGTTCGCTCGGATCAACAATCTCAAGCGCGGACGGGACGCAGAATTGCTTGCCTTCCAGTCGCGGCTTGCATCGCTGAACTTCCTCGATCCCGCGTGCGGGTGCGGAAATTTCCTGATCATTGCTTACCGCGAACTACGGCTTCTCGAAATTGAGTTGGTAAAAGCGCTGTATACTGACGTGTTTAACCGCCCCGGATTGACGCGCTCCGACTACCAATTTAGCGCAGCCAGCCTGTCCAAGGTGGATGTGGACCAATTTCATGGAATTGAGATCGGTGAATTTCCGGCGGAAATCGCCAGTGCCGCGATGTGGATGATGGACCACATTATGAACAATGAATTGAGCCGCACCTTCGGCCAGAACTACGCCCGCATTCCGCTGAAGAAATCCGCCAATATCGTGCACGGGGATGCGCTGGAACTTGAGTGGGCGGATGTTATTGCGCCGGACAAGTGCGACTATGTGATGGGGAATCCGCCGTTTATCGGCGCGAAAATGCAGTCACAGCTACAACGCGAACAAGTGCGCGACACCGCGCGGCTGGGCGGCAGCGGGGGCACACTGGATTTCGTGGCGGCATGGTTCCTGAAGGCGGGCGAGTTCGTGAATGCCGCGCCACGCCCAAGAGGCATTGCTTTCGTCGCCACCAATTCGATCACGCAGGGCGAACAGGTGGCGCAACTCTGGCCGCTACTCTTCGAGCGCTTTGGACTTGAGATTGCATTTGCGCATCGGACCTTCGCATGGGGATCGGACGCGCGCGGCAAGGCGCATGTTCATGTGGTGGTCCTTGGGCTGACGAAGCAGTTGGACGAACCAGAAGTGAAACGACTGTTCTCCTATTCAGATGTCAATGGTGAGCCAGGGGAAACGGAACACGTTGCGATCAGTGCCTACCTCGTCGGACTTTCAAGCAAGACGAATAGGCAAGTGGTTATCGCGGAGACGAATGCCCCAATTTGCGAAGCGCCAAAAGTCATTATTGGCTCTAAACCGATCGACGGTGGATATCTGATTCTCGAAAATGAGTCAGAAATAGAATCGCTCAATCTATCAGAGTTGCAAAAGAGCCGAATGGTTCGGCCATACGTCGGTGCGCAAGAATTTTTGCAAGGCAAGTCCCGATGGATATTAGCGCTCCAAGACATTGAACCAGCCGAACTACGTGACGCCCCAAAGGTAAAAGAGCGCGTAGCATTGGTGCGGCGCTATCGACTGGGAGAGATTGGGCATAAGCAAAGATCGTCGAACAACAAGCAAGAGCCCGGCATTTCGTCTGCTGCATTGGCCCAAACACCAACTCAGTTTCACGTAACAGTTATTCCGACCACGCCATTCCTTGCTTTGCCAGAAGTTAGTTCAGAGCGACGACAGTATGCTCCTTTCGGCTGGTTAAAACCGCCAATCATTCCATCAAACAAATTGAAAGTGACAGAGCACGCAGAGCTTTTTCATTTCAGCACGTTGCAAAGCAGCATGCACATGGCTTGGATGCGGGCGGTAACCGGACGCATGAAATCAGACTACATGTACTCCGTAGGCGTCGTTTACAACACTTTCCCCTGGCCCGACCTCGACGACAAGGCGAAGGCGCTGCTCAATAAAGCCGGGCAAGACATCCTTGATGCGCGCGCGAACCATCCTGGCGCGACGCTGGCGGATCTGTATGATCCCGATGCCATGCCGCCGGACCTGCGCAAGGCGCACCGGGCGAATGACCTGGCGGTGGATCGGCTCTACCGGAAGAAACCTTTCGAGAGCGAGCGCGAGCGGGTGGAGTTCCTGTTTGCCCGCTATGAGGCGCTGCGCGCGCCGCTGATGGCGAAGAAGGGGAAGAAGTAA
- the rpmI gene encoding 50S ribosomal protein L35 yields MPKMKTKKAAAKRFKITATGKLKHGVAGKRHRLISHNSKYIRQNRGTSVGAKADESRVKKYLPYGL; encoded by the coding sequence ATGCCGAAGATGAAGACCAAGAAGGCCGCTGCAAAGCGGTTCAAGATCACCGCGACCGGAAAACTGAAGCACGGCGTGGCCGGCAAACGCCACCGCCTGATCAGCCACAACTCGAAATACATCCGTCAGAACCGCGGCACCTCCGTCGGCGCCAAGGCGGACGAGTCCCGCGTCAAGAAGTACCTGCCGTACGGCCTGTAA
- the rplT gene encoding 50S ribosomal protein L20 has product MPRSRAKVPAHARHKKILKQAKGFRGRRKNTFTNAAAAVWKAGEYAYVGRKVKKRQFRSLWIQRINAAVRIHDEDLTYSSFINGLTKAGIEVDRKVMADLAVREPEAFGALVSQAKAALA; this is encoded by the coding sequence ATGCCCCGTTCACGCGCCAAAGTACCCGCCCACGCCCGCCACAAGAAGATCCTGAAGCAGGCCAAGGGCTTCCGCGGTCGCCGCAAGAATACCTTCACCAACGCCGCCGCCGCCGTCTGGAAAGCCGGCGAGTATGCCTATGTCGGCCGCAAGGTGAAGAAACGCCAGTTCCGCTCGCTCTGGATCCAGCGCATCAACGCGGCTGTCCGCATCCATGACGAAGACCTGACATATTCCAGCTTTATCAATGGCTTGACCAAGGCCGGCATCGAAGTTGACCGCAAGGTCATGGCCGACCTCGCGGTGCGCGAACCGGAAGCGTTCGGCGCCCTCGTCTCCCAGGCCAAAGCTGCCCTCGCTTAA
- a CDS encoding DUF4253 domain-containing protein produces MPPLPDFHAAGTPCAGVEIPVPFAMVPGSAALDFVFRMHRTHPDAHAVILAAPDNLVTQFEVFADMPPADLSLARAAGLTVESWLAEKAAMQARFEQAHPDLAGDVPGPERGPWPDAADPQRGFMGVRDILTGQHLPEVVVALSPAPVAQWWETSAHLRFGGWNDCPDPAVHVLLHRIWAEKYGARLVTMAFDVIELQITRPIRTREEALEVAALQYAYCSDIVDQGEGTLENLAASLIDATSWYFWWD; encoded by the coding sequence ATGCCGCCCCTGCCTGACTTTCACGCTGCCGGCACACCCTGCGCGGGCGTCGAAATTCCGGTCCCCTTCGCGATGGTGCCCGGCAGCGCAGCGCTCGATTTCGTCTTCCGGATGCACCGCACCCATCCGGATGCCCACGCCGTCATCCTCGCGGCGCCGGACAACCTCGTCACTCAATTCGAAGTGTTCGCCGATATGCCGCCCGCCGATCTCTCGCTGGCCCGCGCCGCCGGGCTGACCGTTGAGAGTTGGCTGGCGGAAAAGGCCGCGATGCAAGCCCGCTTCGAGCAGGCGCACCCCGACCTTGCCGGCGACGTCCCGGGCCCGGAACGTGGACCCTGGCCGGACGCGGCCGATCCCCAGCGCGGCTTCATGGGCGTGCGCGACATCCTCACCGGCCAGCACCTGCCGGAAGTGGTTGTGGCGCTCAGTCCGGCGCCCGTGGCACAGTGGTGGGAAACCTCCGCACACCTGCGGTTCGGCGGCTGGAACGATTGTCCGGATCCCGCGGTGCATGTGCTGCTGCACCGGATTTGGGCCGAAAAATACGGCGCCCGCCTGGTGACGATGGCCTTCGACGTGATCGAGTTGCAGATTACCCGGCCGATCCGCACGCGCGAGGAAGCGCTGGAAGTCGCGGCGCTCCAGTACGCCTATTGCAGCGACATCGTCGACCAGGGCGAGGGCACGCTCGAAAACCTTGCTGCATCGCTGATTGATGCCACGTCCTGGTACTTCTGGTGGGACTGA
- a CDS encoding SMI1/KNR4 family protein, translating to MANTARVSRLRIVLGLGLVVFALATGLMQRSPWILPFLAAGFTAAFQFGQLRTWRHARETGKLGLYWLQLPADFGVQLLLCSAVYLIGFGLSALFQGDVNVAAFAPGDAIWPLAAGALGALLGLYIDRIEGKPSSYFPLWASELGLDQDEPQEEGRIIVSGEPVRVETFFADVLVEAGYPGRETRTGTPVCLGDDDITRLEARLGRALPDLLIALYHQRDGGLVNGLCTLRPGVTAPDHIDDVLLPFGIDSQLNASAALETAWDALAAPQNIDWEVGVDVRGPDDRARIVLAQWNLELLFLDYTRPGPPRVGYGDFGRFDVDGKPEPILWWKDFDAFFAALRHYEPA from the coding sequence ATGGCGAACACCGCGCGCGTCTCCCGCCTGCGCATCGTGCTTGGCCTTGGCCTCGTTGTTTTCGCGCTGGCGACCGGCCTGATGCAGCGTTCGCCCTGGATCCTGCCTTTCCTTGCTGCCGGTTTCACGGCCGCGTTCCAGTTCGGCCAGCTGCGCACCTGGCGTCACGCGCGCGAGACCGGAAAGCTTGGCCTCTACTGGTTGCAGCTGCCCGCAGACTTCGGCGTGCAGTTGTTGCTCTGTTCGGCAGTCTACCTGATCGGCTTCGGCCTCAGCGCGCTGTTCCAAGGGGATGTGAACGTCGCTGCCTTTGCACCCGGCGACGCCATCTGGCCCCTGGCGGCGGGCGCCCTCGGCGCACTGCTGGGCCTCTACATCGACCGGATCGAAGGCAAGCCATCGAGTTATTTCCCGCTCTGGGCCTCGGAACTCGGTCTCGATCAGGATGAACCCCAGGAGGAAGGCCGCATCATCGTGTCCGGCGAACCGGTGCGGGTCGAGACGTTCTTTGCCGATGTGCTGGTCGAGGCGGGCTATCCGGGCCGCGAGACGCGTACCGGCACGCCGGTGTGCCTTGGCGACGACGACATCACCCGGCTGGAGGCCCGCCTTGGCCGCGCGCTGCCGGACCTGCTCATCGCGCTCTACCACCAGCGCGACGGCGGCCTCGTCAACGGCCTCTGCACCTTGCGCCCCGGCGTCACCGCGCCGGACCATATCGACGACGTGCTCCTGCCATTCGGCATCGACAGCCAGCTGAACGCCTCGGCGGCCCTCGAGACGGCCTGGGACGCGCTGGCGGCTCCGCAGAACATCGACTGGGAGGTCGGCGTCGATGTGCGCGGGCCGGACGACCGGGCGCGCATCGTGCTCGCCCAGTGGAACCTCGAGCTTCTGTTCCTCGACTATACGCGGCCGGGCCCCCCGCGCGTCGGATATGGCGATTTCGGTCGCTTTGACGTCGACGGAAAGCCGGAACCCATTCTGTGGTGGAAGGACTTCGACGCCTTTTTCGCCGCCTTGCGCCATTATGAGCCAGCCTGA
- the pheS gene encoding phenylalanine--tRNA ligase subunit alpha translates to MSDITSIEQEALAAIKGAASLDALDAVRVAELGKKGRVSGLMGTLGAMAPEERKEKGPALNALKGRIEDAVRARKGVLESAALEAQLVREKVDLTLPGAPTAGEGALHPVMQVFEEIAAIFGDMGFRVAEGPDIEDDWHNFTALNFPEGHPARETHDTFFLKQGQGNLPKVLRTHTSPVQVRTMMTEKPPIRIIVPGRVFRNDWDATHTPMFHQVEGLVIEEGIHMGHLKGCLEDFLKAFFEVDNATTRFRPHFFPFTEPSAEVDVQCHRAGGVVEIGKGTDWLEILGCGMVHPNVLRNCGLDPAVHQGFAFGMGVDRLAMLKYGMPDLRPFFEADPQWSRHYGFSPWLTPSVSGGLS, encoded by the coding sequence ATGTCCGACATCACATCCATCGAGCAGGAAGCGCTGGCCGCCATCAAGGGCGCGGCCAGCCTCGACGCGCTGGACGCCGTGCGCGTGGCCGAGCTTGGAAAGAAGGGCCGGGTCTCCGGCCTGATGGGCACGCTCGGCGCCATGGCGCCCGAAGAGCGCAAGGAAAAGGGCCCGGCCCTGAACGCCCTGAAGGGGCGTATCGAAGACGCTGTGCGCGCCCGCAAGGGCGTGCTCGAGTCGGCCGCGCTTGAAGCCCAGCTGGTGCGCGAGAAGGTTGACCTGACGCTGCCCGGCGCGCCCACAGCCGGGGAAGGGGCGCTGCACCCGGTGATGCAGGTGTTCGAGGAAATCGCTGCCATCTTCGGCGACATGGGTTTCCGCGTAGCCGAAGGCCCGGACATCGAAGACGACTGGCACAACTTCACCGCGCTGAACTTCCCGGAAGGCCACCCGGCCCGCGAGACGCACGACACGTTTTTCCTGAAGCAGGGGCAGGGCAACCTTCCCAAGGTGCTCCGTACCCATACGAGCCCGGTTCAGGTGCGCACGATGATGACCGAGAAGCCGCCGATCCGGATCATCGTGCCGGGCCGCGTGTTCCGCAATGACTGGGACGCGACCCACACGCCGATGTTCCACCAGGTCGAAGGTCTGGTCATCGAGGAAGGCATCCACATGGGCCACCTCAAGGGTTGCCTGGAAGACTTCCTGAAGGCCTTCTTCGAGGTCGACAATGCGACGACGCGCTTCCGCCCGCACTTCTTTCCGTTCACGGAGCCTTCGGCGGAAGTCGACGTACAATGCCACCGCGCCGGCGGCGTGGTCGAGATCGGCAAAGGCACGGACTGGCTCGAGATTCTCGGCTGCGGGATGGTGCATCCCAACGTGCTGCGCAATTGCGGGCTCGACCCGGCGGTCCACCAGGGCTTTGCCTTCGGCATGGGCGTCGACCGTCTCGCCATGCTGAAATACGGCATGCCGGACCTTCGCCCCTTCTTCGAGGCTGACCCGCAATGGTCGCGCCACTACGGCTTCTCGCCCTGGTTGACGCCGTCCGTCAGCGGAGGGTTGTCGTGA
- a CDS encoding ASCH domain-containing protein, whose product MVAPLRLLALVDAVRQRRVVVTSKSDWSSLKQFRFGDSPELADRLAALVVVGVKTATCSAEVHGFEAEIGERQVVLCGQGRPVAVIETLSFDVLHLDAVTPAQAACEGEGDLSYAYWFDAHKAYFQREGTYAPDMKVIFEKFRLVDVLDSGFAARAPEYLKVERAKALAAGYTALGADS is encoded by the coding sequence ATGGTCGCGCCACTACGGCTTCTCGCCCTGGTTGACGCCGTCCGTCAGCGGAGGGTTGTCGTGACGTCGAAATCGGATTGGTCAAGCTTGAAGCAGTTCCGCTTTGGCGACAGCCCCGAACTGGCTGATCGTCTCGCGGCGCTGGTTGTCGTGGGCGTAAAGACCGCGACCTGCTCGGCGGAGGTTCACGGATTCGAGGCGGAGATCGGCGAGCGTCAAGTTGTGCTCTGCGGGCAAGGACGTCCTGTGGCTGTCATAGAAACGCTCTCGTTCGACGTTTTGCATTTGGATGCGGTGACGCCTGCGCAGGCCGCTTGCGAAGGCGAGGGCGATCTGAGTTACGCCTACTGGTTTGATGCGCACAAAGCTTATTTTCAACGCGAAGGCACCTATGCGCCGGACATGAAAGTGATCTTCGAGAAGTTTCGTCTCGTCGATGTGCTTGATAGCGGTTTTGCTGCCCGCGCGCCCGAATACCTGAAAGTTGAGCGCGCAAAGGCGCTGGCTGCCGGATACACCGCTCTTGGAGCAGACTCATGA